The following are encoded in a window of Kitasatospora sp. NBC_01250 genomic DNA:
- a CDS encoding ATP-binding protein produces the protein MRKRTARQKPALRRHLARVTDRRLPRRLLGTLVALPALTSLTGCDTGHGQGGSELWVAGGAAAVVLLGGTAVVVRRVTARPLEKARDLATRNLAALLDERGGLLEERARLTAERDAQSGQVQSLAGERRMLLQEREELQRQQQELNRKWSEAVAAGGESAERVEELLRECELLLAERDGLAKERDELQGSVDATFVNLAMRTLTLVERQLVLIEALESREADAAQLESLFRLDHLATRMRRNSENMLLLAGLENSSRSRKTVTLLDVVRAAVSEIERYERVRIGFLAAVRLSGAVADDTSHLLAELLENATAFSPPQEQVEVGGWQLDNGEVMISVSDRGIGLPAERLHAINGQLAEPLASGAADRRDVLLSGALSGRSMGLFVVARLAARHGVRVQLRENGQGGGVTAMVVLPREALHQDGTGTADLDDQRRAERSAAAQAQQVRTAAEFAAAELPSAAPSAASWPAPSAARPEAGAGGEAAPDAELPPLPRRRPAHAAPGASPAEPAPAAPAAPAAGTPSADPAAGPAPVAEDDRAAEIDPPTQQLMVGHLRRALGAQAGAAAETPAGTESAAEVLPEAAPGAGTAEATEATAIPEATAAPEGGEVTALGLPRRVPRGGGLPGTGETPTSGLRRLAAEPTAPETGQGTAATPPRRPRTSAEELRRRLGGFQSGLRQAARDSAAEEQDR, from the coding sequence TTGCGTAAGAGGACCGCGCGTCAGAAACCCGCGCTGCGCCGCCACCTGGCTCGGGTGACGGACCGGCGGCTGCCGCGTCGCCTCCTCGGGACGCTCGTCGCCCTGCCCGCCCTGACCTCGCTGACGGGCTGCGACACCGGGCACGGACAGGGCGGCAGTGAGCTGTGGGTCGCCGGTGGCGCCGCCGCCGTGGTGCTGCTCGGCGGGACCGCGGTGGTGGTCCGCAGGGTCACCGCCCGGCCGTTGGAGAAGGCCCGCGACCTGGCCACCCGCAACCTGGCCGCGCTGCTCGACGAGCGCGGCGGCCTGTTGGAGGAGCGCGCCCGGCTGACCGCCGAACGCGACGCGCAGAGCGGTCAGGTGCAGTCGCTCGCCGGAGAGCGCCGGATGCTGCTCCAGGAGCGGGAGGAACTCCAGCGTCAGCAGCAGGAGTTGAACCGCAAGTGGAGCGAGGCCGTGGCTGCCGGCGGCGAGTCGGCCGAGCGGGTCGAGGAACTGCTGCGCGAGTGCGAGCTGCTGCTGGCCGAGCGGGACGGCCTGGCCAAGGAACGGGACGAGCTGCAGGGCAGCGTCGACGCGACCTTCGTCAACCTCGCGATGCGCACCCTGACCCTGGTCGAGCGCCAACTGGTGCTGATCGAGGCACTGGAGAGCCGTGAGGCCGACGCGGCCCAGTTGGAGAGCCTGTTCCGGCTCGACCACCTGGCCACCCGGATGCGCCGCAACAGCGAGAACATGCTGCTGCTGGCCGGGTTGGAGAACAGCTCGCGCAGCCGCAAGACCGTCACCCTCCTGGACGTCGTGCGGGCCGCGGTCTCCGAGATCGAGCGCTACGAGCGGGTCAGGATCGGTTTCCTGGCCGCCGTCCGGCTCTCCGGTGCGGTCGCCGACGACACCAGCCATCTGCTGGCCGAACTGCTGGAGAACGCCACCGCCTTCTCCCCGCCGCAGGAGCAGGTCGAGGTCGGCGGCTGGCAGCTCGACAACGGCGAGGTGATGATCTCGGTCAGCGACCGGGGCATCGGCCTGCCCGCCGAGCGACTGCACGCGATCAACGGGCAGCTCGCCGAGCCGTTGGCCTCCGGGGCAGCCGACCGCCGGGACGTGCTGCTCTCGGGCGCGCTGTCCGGCCGCAGCATGGGCCTGTTCGTGGTGGCCCGACTGGCCGCCCGGCACGGCGTGCGGGTGCAGCTGCGCGAGAACGGGCAGGGCGGCGGCGTGACCGCCATGGTGGTGCTGCCGCGCGAGGCGCTGCACCAGGACGGGACGGGCACGGCCGACCTGGACGACCAGCGGCGCGCCGAACGCAGCGCCGCCGCTCAGGCGCAACAGGTCCGCACAGCGGCGGAGTTCGCCGCGGCCGAGCTGCCGTCGGCAGCGCCGTCGGCGGCATCGTGGCCCGCGCCGTCGGCAGCGCGACCGGAGGCGGGTGCGGGCGGCGAGGCGGCTCCCGACGCGGAGCTGCCGCCGTTGCCGCGCCGTCGCCCGGCCCATGCGGCGCCGGGTGCCTCCCCCGCCGAGCCGGCGCCCGCCGCCCCTGCCGCGCCCGCCGCAGGCACGCCTTCGGCGGACCCTGCCGCCGGGCCGGCGCCGGTCGCCGAGGACGACCGGGCCGCCGAGATCGACCCGCCGACCCAGCAGTTGATGGTCGGCCATCTCCGCCGGGCGCTCGGCGCCCAGGCCGGGGCAGCCGCCGAGACCCCGGCAGGCACCGAGTCCGCCGCCGAAGTCCTCCCCGAGGCCGCCCCCGGCGCCGGTACCGCTGAGGCCACCGAGGCCACCGCGATCCCTGAGGCCACCGCGGCCCCCGAGGGCGGCGAGGTCACCGCGCTCGGCCTCCCGAGGCGGGTTCCCCGAGGCGGTGGGCTCCCGGGCACCGGCGAGACCCCGACCTCCGGCCTGCGCCGGCTCGCCGCCGAGCCGACCGCTCCCGAGACCGGCCAGGGCACCGCCGCCACGCCGCCGCGCCGGCCCCGTACCTCCGCCGAGGAACTGCGCCGCAGGCTCGGCGGCTTCCAGAGCGGGCTGCGTCAGGCGGCCCGCGACTCCGCCGCCGAGGAACAGGACCGATGA
- a CDS encoding peptide-N4-asparagine amidase, with the protein MPTVPIPAPAPASLRRPLARAVPALVLAFAAALCLPTAATAATAPAARALAAPATASATAPLATPAATPSTGAPAPTGHLETNYGNPATALPPISRPDTPHCTVTAMQHDFANSYGQPFTGTLAPPASCSGPWNKVVLDWSGSVAGRQYDRLAGVWIGGSEVLRTSTPEPDPAGISWHVDQDLTSFIPLLRTPQPLVVDLGNVVNSTYTGVYHMTLTVTYYQADRHHPAATTADQVLPVSQSTTAAGWWTLTKGQTATSTLTFPRNLTSAHLQLYARGGGCEEFWYSNVPDDYAAAHPSWGLCGGGTYREVQVLVDGRLAGTVQPFPAIYTGGISPMMWRPIPSIDAFRTQPYDVDLTPFAGTLTDGKPHTVTLVPPAGISDGWTLDGSLFLNTDPLRAQTGGAVTTDTITAAPQVATTETAQADGGELITASTGRDWTVAGYVDTSRGRITTRLDHHAEYRNSDTISGQGQNQVTSQQDSGWTVTSTDRGHGTPEQARSSWSYPIDVTSTYVPGSDADSYLARGQVTVARHLVDETRRGNGRWHEQASTDDRMSSQGVLQRQSGTMVQADGSSDEHYVGRTADGGCYDHELASDHGYLTLDRLRSCH; encoded by the coding sequence ATGCCAACCGTGCCGATACCCGCTCCCGCCCCAGCCTCCCTGCGGCGCCCGCTCGCCCGCGCCGTACCCGCTCTCGTGCTGGCTTTCGCCGCCGCACTCTGCCTCCCCACCGCCGCCACGGCGGCGACCGCCCCCGCCGCCCGCGCCCTCGCGGCACCTGCGACCGCATCTGCGACCGCACCCCTGGCCACCCCCGCGGCCACGCCCTCCACCGGCGCCCCCGCCCCCACCGGGCACCTGGAGACCAACTACGGCAACCCGGCCACCGCGCTGCCCCCCATCAGCCGGCCGGACACCCCGCACTGCACGGTCACCGCCATGCAGCACGACTTCGCCAACAGCTACGGCCAGCCGTTCACCGGCACCCTCGCCCCGCCCGCGTCCTGCTCGGGACCGTGGAACAAGGTGGTGCTGGACTGGAGCGGCAGCGTGGCGGGCCGTCAGTACGACCGGCTGGCCGGGGTCTGGATCGGCGGCTCCGAGGTCCTGCGCACCAGCACCCCCGAGCCCGACCCCGCCGGCATCAGCTGGCACGTGGACCAGGACCTGACCAGCTTCATCCCGCTGCTGCGCACCCCGCAGCCGCTCGTGGTGGACCTCGGCAACGTGGTCAACTCCACCTACACCGGCGTCTACCACATGACGCTCACGGTCACCTACTACCAGGCCGACCGGCACCACCCGGCGGCCACCACGGCCGACCAGGTGCTCCCCGTCTCGCAGTCGACCACCGCCGCGGGCTGGTGGACGCTGACCAAGGGGCAGACCGCCACGTCGACGCTGACCTTCCCGCGCAACCTCACCAGCGCCCACCTCCAGCTCTACGCCCGCGGGGGCGGCTGCGAGGAGTTCTGGTACTCCAACGTGCCGGACGACTACGCCGCCGCCCACCCCTCCTGGGGGCTCTGCGGCGGCGGCACCTACCGCGAGGTGCAGGTCCTGGTCGACGGTCGGCTCGCCGGGACGGTGCAACCGTTCCCGGCCATTTACACGGGTGGGATCAGCCCGATGATGTGGCGTCCGATCCCCAGCATCGACGCGTTCCGCACCCAGCCCTACGACGTCGACCTGACGCCGTTCGCGGGCACCCTCACCGACGGCAAGCCGCACACCGTCACACTGGTCCCGCCGGCCGGGATCAGTGACGGCTGGACGCTCGACGGCAGCCTGTTCCTGAACACCGACCCGCTGCGCGCACAGACCGGCGGCGCGGTCACCACCGACACCATCACCGCCGCGCCGCAGGTGGCCACCACCGAGACCGCGCAGGCCGACGGCGGCGAGCTGATCACCGCGAGCACCGGCCGCGACTGGACGGTGGCCGGCTACGTCGACACCTCGCGCGGCCGGATCACCACCCGGCTCGATCACCACGCCGAGTACCGCAACAGCGACACCATCTCCGGCCAGGGCCAGAACCAGGTCACCTCGCAGCAGGACAGCGGCTGGACGGTGACCAGCACCGACCGCGGCCACGGAACCCCGGAGCAGGCGCGCAGCAGTTGGTCCTACCCGATCGACGTGACCAGCACCTACGTGCCGGGCTCGGACGCGGACAGCTACCTGGCCCGCGGTCAGGTCACGGTGGCCCGCCATCTGGTGGACGAGACGCGCCGCGGCAACGGGCGCTGGCACGAGCAGGCGAGCACCGACGACCGGATGTCGTCGCAGGGCGTGCTGCAGCGCCAGTCCGGGACCATGGTGCAGGCCGACGGCAGCTCGGACGAGCACTACGTGGGCCGCACGGCCGACGGCGGCTGCTACGACCACGAGTTGGCCTCCGATCACGGCTACCTGACGCTGGACAGGCTCCGCTCCTGTCATTAG
- a CDS encoding EamA family transporter, producing the protein MTSMGAQRSAAASDPGPGPTAPPEPGGVRISSTVWAALAVVYVVWGSTYLGIRIAVETMPALLSGAVRFLVAGLLLFGVLAWRLGPGALRVTRRRLGSTVLVGVLLLVGGNGLLVLAEGRIPSGLAALLVAVVPLWVVLLRTVFGDRPGGAALVGVLLGLVGLGVLSAAGFSGSVSLSGVVLIMVASFSWAVGSFASSRLPMPANPLVASAYEMLAGGLGCLLVALARGEERGLDLGAVSTRSWLALAYLIVVGSLVGFTAYAWLLQSAPLSLVATYAYVNPVVAVFLGWLVLSERLTGSELLGGAIVVAAVCVVVSTERRR; encoded by the coding sequence ATGACATCGATGGGGGCCCAACGCTCCGCCGCCGCCTCGGACCCGGGTCCGGGCCCCACCGCCCCGCCCGAACCGGGTGGCGTGCGGATTTCCAGCACCGTCTGGGCCGCGCTCGCCGTGGTCTACGTGGTCTGGGGCTCCACCTACCTCGGCATCCGGATCGCGGTGGAGACCATGCCGGCGCTGCTCTCCGGCGCGGTCCGCTTCCTGGTCGCCGGGCTGTTGCTGTTCGGCGTGCTTGCCTGGCGGCTGGGGCCGGGCGCGCTACGGGTGACCCGGCGCCGGCTCGGCTCGACGGTGCTGGTCGGCGTGCTGCTCCTGGTCGGCGGCAACGGGCTGCTGGTGCTGGCGGAGGGCCGGATCCCGTCGGGGCTGGCGGCGCTGCTGGTGGCGGTGGTGCCGCTGTGGGTGGTGCTGCTGCGCACCGTCTTCGGTGACCGGCCCGGGGGAGCGGCGCTGGTCGGGGTACTGCTCGGCCTGGTCGGGCTGGGGGTGCTGTCGGCAGCCGGGTTCAGCGGCAGCGTGTCGCTGAGCGGCGTCGTGCTGATCATGGTGGCGTCGTTCTCCTGGGCGGTCGGCTCCTTCGCGTCGAGCCGACTGCCGATGCCCGCCAACCCGCTGGTGGCGAGCGCGTACGAGATGCTGGCGGGCGGACTCGGCTGCCTGCTGGTGGCGCTGGCCCGGGGCGAGGAGCGCGGCCTGGACCTCGGCGCCGTCTCCACCCGCTCCTGGCTCGCGCTGGCCTACCTGATCGTGGTCGGCTCGCTGGTCGGCTTCACGGCCTACGCATGGCTGCTCCAGTCCGCCCCGCTCAGCCTGGTCGCCACGTACGCGTACGTGAACCCGGTGGTCGCGGTCTTCCTCGGCTGGCTGGTGCTCTCCGAGCGGCTGACCGGGTCGGAGCTGCTGGGCGGCGCGATCGTGGTGGCGGCGGTCTGTGTGGTGGTGAGCACGGAACGGCGTCGGTGA
- a CDS encoding gamma-glutamylcyclotransferase family protein, whose protein sequence is MTDRSLPFFVYGTLRPGQRNHAHFLGGHCARIQPAVLPGALLHEGPGYPYLVADPDPRRRVHGELVTVRPGEFAQVLAALDLLEECRPDGSGLYVRRPLPVTVTTADSSTDTGATGTPGPGPTEQVTAWVYLAGPDEAARLRANPAPIASGSWPDPR, encoded by the coding sequence GTGACCGACCGCTCGCTGCCGTTCTTCGTCTACGGCACGCTGCGCCCCGGGCAGCGCAACCACGCGCACTTCCTGGGCGGCCACTGCGCGCGGATCCAACCGGCGGTGCTGCCGGGCGCGCTGCTGCACGAGGGGCCCGGCTACCCGTACCTGGTCGCCGACCCCGACCCCCGGCGCCGGGTGCACGGCGAGCTGGTCACCGTCCGGCCGGGCGAGTTCGCCCAGGTGCTGGCCGCGCTGGACCTGTTGGAGGAGTGCCGCCCGGACGGGAGCGGGCTCTACGTGCGCCGACCGCTCCCCGTCACGGTCACCACCGCCGACAGCTCCACCGATACCGGCGCCACCGGCACCCCCGGCCCCGGCCCCACTGAGCAGGTGACCGCCTGGGTCTACCTGGCCGGCCCGGACGAAGCCGCCCGGTTGCGGGCGAACCCCGCCCCGATCGCCTCCGGCAGCTGGCCGGACCCCCGCTGA